GGTGAGCAGGAAGTGCCGGATAGAGTGTTGCAGTTACAAATGCTTGAAGACGGCTTTGATAATAACGAGAACCCCGGCACAGTAGTGTTGCTTACCGGAGATGGAAAAGGATTTGATGACGGCGTTGGTTTTCACTCCACAGTGGAGCGCCTGCACAAGCGCGGATGGCAGATAGAAATTATGTCTTGGAGCAGTTCCTGCAACCAAAGAATGCGAAAGTGGGTGGAAGACAAAGGCGTTTTTATCAATCTGGATGATCACTACAAGGCGATAACTTTCCTTGAGCCATTGCATCCGGAGCAAGGGCAGGAAGAACCTTCCCGCCCTGCGGAAACTTTGGATCTTTCCAATCGCACACACAAAAGCGGTTCCTGAAAGAACCGCCTTTTTTGTCAACCGTTAGAATCCGTCATTGCGGGGTTGACACGGAATCCAGTCGCTTCGGGTTAAGCAGGGATGAAATTTGTGAAAAGTGCGGGTGGTTTTCCCGCTGTTTCTCCCGCCATATCTCAAGAGCCATCTGACCAAGATTATTCTTTACTTCCACCCTCGCCCCATTTTCCACCAATGCCCCTATCGCTTCAGCATGACGGTCAAAATCACCGTCATTGTTACCGTTTGGATTTACATCCACCCCCACCACATACATAAGGAAAGTATTGCCGTCTTTGTCTTGTGACGCATTCACATCAAAACGCCCGTCTTCCAACAATACTTTTATTGCTTCAGCATTGCCGACCGTTACCGCCTGACACAGACGTATCCCTATGTAATGCGCGTTTGTTTCCGGCTTTCTCAGCCATTCTTTCAACCCTTCAATGCTACCTCTGCCCGAAACTGCAAAGTCTGCAAACGGGTCAAAGAACGGGTCATCTATTGCTTTAGCCATCTTTCAATTTCCCTCAGCATGTCTGTTTTCAAATCAGACACCACTCATTATGGCTTCTACCCTTTTCCGTGTCAAGGAGTTGCGGTTTTCCCCCTCACCCCACAAGCCCCACAACAGCCCCCGTCATACAGGTTGCCAGCGTTCCTGAAACCAGAGACAGCATTCCCAGCGAGGCAATCTCCCCGCGCCTTTCGGGCGCGAGAACGGAAAAACCTCCCACCATAATGCCGACACTGCCGAAATTGGCAAACCCGCTCATCGCGTAAAGCATTATCAGTTTGCTGCGCCCGCTCAATGCCTCGCCACCCTCCCCCGCAAACTCAAGATAGGCGACAAACTCATTAAGCACGGTCTTTATACCCATCAGCGACCCCGCCGCTTGCGCCTCGTTCCACGGAATCCCTGTCAGCCAAACCAGAGGATGGAACACAAAACCCAAAATCCCTTGCAATGTAACCCCTCCCTCAACGGGAAGAAAAGCCAGAAGCGAGTTGGCTATGTGAACAAGAGCCACAAACACAATCAAAATCGCCACAACCGTCAAATACAACGAAATCCCTTGCTGGGCGCCGCGTGCGATTGCCTCCATGCCTGATGAATATCCGGGCGCCTCCGCCTCCGCCGCATCAGGACCCCCGCCACCCGTTTGCGCGGGAATCATAATACGGGAAATCGCAACTGCGGCGGGAACGGAAATCACCGAAGCAATCAGCAGATGACCGAGAGCGTCTGGCAGAACGGGAGACACAATAGAGGCGTAAAGAAACAGAACCGTTCCCGCTATGGTTGCCATTCCGCAAGTCATAAGCAGAAAAATGTCGGCGCGGGAAAGCGAGGCAAAAACGGGCCTTATCAAAAGCGGCGCCTCCACCATCCCGACAAAGATGTTTGCGGCGGACGCAAGCCCCGTTGCCCCGTTCAGGTGAAAGAGGCGTTTCAGCACGGAGGAAAAAAGCCTTATAACGGCGGGCAGAATCCGCCAGTGCCACAGTAATGCGGACAGGGCGGAGATGACAAAAATAATCGGCAGGGATTGAAAGGCGAGAATGAAAGAAACCCCGGCGCGTGTCTCCTCAAACGGAAGCGGCCCCCCGCCCAAATAGCCGAACACAAAACCGGCTCCGGCAGCGGTCGCCTCTTGAAGCCCCCCGGCGACATGATTCAAACTGAAAAACAGCCCTTTTGCAGTATCGGAACCGAGAAGGACAAAGGCAACCGCCAACTGGGCAAGCAACCCGAAGGCGGCTATCCGCCACGGAAAAACGCGGCGGTTTTCACTTACCAGCCATGCAATCGCGGGGAGAGTGATTAAGCCAACAAGTGATTGAACGATTTCCATTTGTCTGACTGTTCTTTGACACCGGATAAGAAAGCAACTTATACTGTGGCTGTCATGACAAACGCAACTGACATAGACATACCTATATAGCGGAAACGAAACCCGCCCAATCCCTCAAACCCACACACCCATATACTCAAGCGCCCGCTTGATTGAGGGTGGCGCCTGCGTTTCGCCCCGGCAACTGAACCAGCACGCCTCACATTTTGTGGGCTGAAACATCCCCGGTTTGAATTCCGACCAATGCGCCACAACAGGCATCTCACTGCACCTCTTGATATGCCCGCTCGGTGTAACCTGCAAATGCTCTATCCCCGCCGTGCACTGCGGCACGCCACCGCGCTCAAAATACGGCGGAATCTCCCGCAGGTAATACTCGCTTGAAAGAATCGT
This region of Candidatus Dadabacteria bacterium genomic DNA includes:
- a CDS encoding NYN domain-containing protein; amino-acid sequence: MSNDKNRVFIYWDTSNIFIGAQDLAEERKEGPYARFRVRVYIKNMLRLAHADRPVAKAVAAGSVPPEIKTLWNKLEMQGVEVRLFDRGGAGMGEQEVPDRVLQLQMLEDGFDNNENPGTVVLLTGDGKGFDDGVGFHSTVERLHKRGWQIEIMSWSSSCNQRMRKWVEDKGVFINLDDHYKAITFLEPLHPEQGQEEPSRPAETLDLSNRTHKSGS
- a CDS encoding nucleoside:proton symporter codes for the protein MEIVQSLVGLITLPAIAWLVSENRRVFPWRIAAFGLLAQLAVAFVLLGSDTAKGLFFSLNHVAGGLQEATAAGAGFVFGYLGGGPLPFEETRAGVSFILAFQSLPIIFVISALSALLWHWRILPAVIRLFSSVLKRLFHLNGATGLASAANIFVGMVEAPLLIRPVFASLSRADIFLLMTCGMATIAGTVLFLYASIVSPVLPDALGHLLIASVISVPAAVAISRIMIPAQTGGGGPDAAEAEAPGYSSGMEAIARGAQQGISLYLTVVAILIVFVALVHIANSLLAFLPVEGGVTLQGILGFVFHPLVWLTGIPWNEAQAAGSLMGIKTVLNEFVAYLEFAGEGGEALSGRSKLIMLYAMSGFANFGSVGIMVGGFSVLAPERRGEIASLGMLSLVSGTLATCMTGAVVGLVG